CCCCGCGGTCGCCGGGCGCCAACGGCGCGCAACGGCTGGTGCTCGGTAGTCTCCACCTCGCCGAGCTGAGACAGCTCCTTCCCGAGCTCGGGCGCTTGCTCAGCCGCTGGCCGCGCCTCGAGATCGATATCTTCCCGCGCTACGTGCATCAGACTGATCGGCTGCTGCGGCTGCTGAAGGCGAGCGGTCTGCCCTGCTCTCGCGCCGACCAAAGCAACCCGGGATCGTCGCGCGCGGGATCGTCGCGCGCGCGGGTCATCGTCGATGGCACGATGGGCAGGTTGGCCCGATGCTACCGCGGTGCGGTCGCTGCCTTCGTCGGCGGCAGCCTCGTGCCCCGTGGCGGCCACAACCTGATCGAACCGGCCGTGCACGGGGTGCCTGTCCTGCACGGGCCGCATGTCGAACACTGCGTGGCGGAGGCCGCGCTGCTGGCCAAACGCGGTGGGAGCACCCGGGTCGGTGACGCCGCGCACTTCGGGCAGGCTGTCGATCGCTTACTCCTCGACCCTGCGGTCGCCGAGCTGGCCGGGCGCGCGGCGCGCTCCGCCGCGCGACAGCTTCAGCTCGACGCCGAGCGGGTGGCGCTCGTGCTCGCGCCGCTGGTGCAGTAGATCGAGGGATCAGCCACCGTCATCGTGGCGGCGCCTGCACCCAGCTGCGGGGCTCCCTTCGACCCCCCTCAACGATCGCGAAGGATGGTGGGCCCGAGCATGTCACTTCCCTCGAGCGCGCCGTCGCCGCTGCTGGGCCTCCTGCGACCCCTGGGAGGCGTGCTTGGCGCCGTCAGCGCCCTGCGTCGCGCGGCCTATCGCAGCGGCTGGTGCGCTGCTCACGACGTCGGCGTGCCCGTGGTCTCGGTGGGGGCCTTGACCTGCGGCGGCAGCGGCAAGACGCCGATCGCGGCGTGGATCGCCGAGCGACTGCTGCGCGACGGGCTGCGCGTCGGGGTGGTGCTCGGGGGCTATCGCGGCGCGGCCGCAGGGCGGGTGCTTCGCGTCCGGGACGCGGAGGCCGGGGCCGCGCGCTGGTACGGTGACGAGCCGGTTTGGATGGCCCGTCGGCTGCCGCAGGCTGTCGTCGTGCGCGGGCCCGACAAGCGAGGCGCGGCCGCGCTCGCGGTCCGAGAGGGCGCGCAGGTGGTCGTGGTGGACGACGGCTTCCAGCACCTGCGCCTGCACCGTGCGCTCGACGTGGTGATGTTCGACGAGGATGGGCCCTCCCCGCCGATCCCCGCCGGTCGCGGCCGGGAGTGGGCCTGGAGCGCAGGGGCCGCGGGCCTGCGCTGGTGGCACGGGCGGGCCGGTGGGTCCCCGCAGGACTTCGACCGCTTCCGGCGAGGCAGGGGCGCTTCGTGCGCGATCGCCTCGCGCTATCAGCCGCAGGGCCTCGTCGGCCGTGACGGCGTGCTGCTGGGCCTCGCGACGCAGCTGCGAGGCGCGCGCGTGTTTGTCCTGGCCGGCGTCGCACGCCCCTGGGCCTTCCTCGCGTTGCTTCGGCGCTGTGGTGCCACGGTCGTCGGGCAGGCGCTGGCTCAGGACCACCGGCTCTGGCCGGCAAGGGCCTGGCGTCGAGCTGCGGCGTCGGGCGCGGACCTGCTCGTGTGCACGGAGAAGGACCTCGTGCGCGCAGAAATGTGGCCTGCCGCTGCGGCGCTCGTGGCGCTGCGCTGCGCGGTCGAGATCCTGTACGGTGAAGCGGCGGTGGAGCGGGCGCTGCGTCAATTGGTGAGCGCGCGCACCGAGGACGGGATTCTTGCGCAGGCGCCGCGCTGCGGCGTCGGGCGGAGCTGACTACGGTGTGGGGCGCGATCGCCTGGATGTGCTGCCGGCTCTCGCGGCGCGGGGCGGAACGGCTCGGCGCGCTGATCGGCGCGTTCTTCGGCGCCGGGTTGCGCTGGCGACGGGGCGTGGTGCTGGCGAACCTGCGCGCGGCCTTTCCGCAGCAGTCGCCGGCCGCGCTGCGCGCGCTGACGCGCGGCGTCTATGCTCATCTTGGGGCGGCCGCCGTCGCGCTCTTCCGACTGCCCCTGCTGACCCCGGGGGCCGCCGAGGCGCTGCTGGGTTCCGCGGCGCTCTTGGAGCTGCGCAGCCTGCTGGCGAACGGGCGTGGCGTCATCGTCCTCAGCGCTCATCTGGGGTATTGGGATCTGCTGGCCTGCGCTGCAGCCCAGGCTGGAATGCCGGTCAACGTGGTCACGCGGCGCTTGCGCGACGGCGGGCTCAATCGCTGGTGGATGGGTCAGCGCGCCAGCTGCGGCGTGCGCCTGTGGCCGGCGCGGGGCTCGGCCCTCGGCCTGGCGCAGTGCCTGCGGCGCGGTGAGATCGTGGCGATGGTCCTCGACCAGCATGAGCCCGGTGGTGCAGTGGTGCCCTTCTTCGGGCGGCCCGCGGCCACGCCCAGAGGCCTCGCTCAACTCGCGCGGCTGAGTGGCGCGCCGGTGGTGCCGGCCTTCCTCGTGCGCCGCGCTGCCGGTCCCGAAGTGGAGCTGCTTCCCCCGCTCCACTTCGCTTCGACGCCGGATCCCGCGGGTGCCGGTGGGCCAGCGACGCGCGAGGCGCGGCGACGCGCCGACGACTGTTTTACCGCTGAGCTGACGCGCATCCTCGAAGCGCAGGTGAGGCGGTTTCCCGACCAATGGTTTTGGGTCCACCGGCGCTGGAAGGTCCCCCTCGCGCCCGGCTGATCCCGCCCTTGCCCTGCGAGCATTAGATCCGATCGCCTGCGTGCAGCGTATGCCCCTGCATGCCGCTGGAGCGGCGGGGCAGTGGTTCCGCCGCGTTGGGCGCGCCCACGCGGGGACCCACGCGCCGCTCAGGAA
The Pseudomonadota bacterium DNA segment above includes these coding regions:
- the lpxK gene encoding tetraacyldisaccharide 4'-kinase; its protein translation is MSLPSSAPSPLLGLLRPLGGVLGAVSALRRAAYRSGWCAAHDVGVPVVSVGALTCGGSGKTPIAAWIAERLLRDGLRVGVVLGGYRGAAAGRVLRVRDAEAGAARWYGDEPVWMARRLPQAVVVRGPDKRGAAALAVREGAQVVVVDDGFQHLRLHRALDVVMFDEDGPSPPIPAGRGREWAWSAGAAGLRWWHGRAGGSPQDFDRFRRGRGASCAIASRYQPQGLVGRDGVLLGLATQLRGARVFVLAGVARPWAFLALLRRCGATVVGQALAQDHRLWPARAWRRAAASGADLLVCTEKDLVRAEMWPAAAALVALRCAVEILYGEAAVERALRQLVSARTEDGILAQAPRCGVGRS
- a CDS encoding lysophospholipid acyltransferase family protein, which codes for MWGAIAWMCCRLSRRGAERLGALIGAFFGAGLRWRRGVVLANLRAAFPQQSPAALRALTRGVYAHLGAAAVALFRLPLLTPGAAEALLGSAALLELRSLLANGRGVIVLSAHLGYWDLLACAAAQAGMPVNVVTRRLRDGGLNRWWMGQRASCGVRLWPARGSALGLAQCLRRGEIVAMVLDQHEPGGAVVPFFGRPAATPRGLAQLARLSGAPVVPAFLVRRAAGPEVELLPPLHFASTPDPAGAGGPATREARRRADDCFTAELTRILEAQVRRFPDQWFWVHRRWKVPLAPG